In the genome of Roseovarius sp. Pro17, the window TTGCCCTCGTCCGCGATCTGGAGGCTCTCTTGAATGGTGCCGATAAGGTCGGCGTTGGCCTTTTTCACAGCCTCGATATCAAAGACGCCGCGCTCCATCTCTTGGCGGATGACCTTGTTGCTCTGGCGCAGGTTGGCGGCGTTGGACGTGAGCAATTCGTTAGTCAGGTCATTGGCGCCGCGTACGGCATCAGCGGCCTCGGCGCTGCGCTGGATGGTGACGGCTTGGGCCAGCTGCGTCTCCCACAATGGCACGGTGTTGACGAGGGTCGAATTGATCTTGGTGACCAGAGATTTGTCGTTTTCCTGAACGAGGCGGATCGACGGCAGCGATTGCATCGTCACCTGCCGTGTCAGTTTCAGGTCGTGCACGCGCCGTTCCAGATCGTCGCGGGCGGCGCGCAGGTCGCGCAGTTCCTGCGCCTTCATGACCTGATCGTCCTCGGGGGCCTTTTTGACCTCGGCCTCCTTGGCGGGAATGGTCTTGGTGTCCAGCAGACGGATCTTTTCCTCGCCGGCGGCGATATAAAGGGCCAGTTCGTCGTAGAATGTCAGCGTGCGGTCATAGAGCATGTCGAGCGATTTGATGTCTTTCAGCAGCACGTGTTCGTGGCGCAGCAGATCATCCGTCACCTTGTCGATCTGACCCTGCACCTCTTCGAAACGGGCGGTGAACTTGGCAAATGGGGCGGCGCGACCCAGCAGCTTTTCCCACCATGACCGCTCGCGGCGCACGTCCAGCTCCGAAACGGAAAAGCCGCGAATGGTGGTGACTATCCCGCGCAGGGAGTCTCCGGCGGGGCCGACATCCTTGTTGCGCACGCCTTGCAGCATGGCTTGCGATATTTCCTGCAATTCCGCCTGCGCAGCCGATCCAAAGGACACGATGGATTGCGTGTCTTCGATGTCGATCTCGGCCATGCGACGCTTGATTTCGGCGCTGGCGGGCTTGTCTGCGTCTTTCAGCGGCACGATGGCGTTCGCGTCCTGCGGCGCGGGCAGGATGCGCTGGCTGACTTCGGTGACTTCGGCAAGGCTGGCTTCGGCTTTTTGGCGCACGGATTGGGGCATTATAGATCCTCTTGGGTGGTAGTTGTTCGGGGCAGATGAACGCCTTCGCGCTCCAGCCGGTCGCGTAGTACGGTGATCTCGACCTCAAGCTCGCCCTGATTATTCTGTAGCAGTTTTTGCGTCTTGGCGGCGAAATTCTCTTCTAGATCGTCAAGCAGCGCGAGATAGTCGGACCGCGCAGTCGTGTCCTGCTTGCGAGTATAGACATCGGCGAACTTGATCGTCGCGTCGCGTGCTCCCATCAAATAAACGCCAGTATAACGGCGCGCAGCGCTCAGGTCGCGCGGGTCTTCTTCCAGCGTGCGCAACATTTCGCGCACCGTGGTTTGAAAACGTGCGACGCGGTCCTCCAGCCTGCGGTCGCGGGCGCGCAGGATGGCATCCGACATCTGCGCCAGCAGCGCCTCGGCCTGCTCGACGGTGCGCGCAACGCGGTCCTGCTGAAAGGTGTCGACGCCCTCCATTCCCTTGTCGCGTAGCGGGTCGACGCCAAAGGCGGCGATATGCAGGCCGGTGGTGACTGCGCCATAGAGGATTGCGGCGATCACGCTGCCATCGCCCGACAGGGCCGCCAGCGCGATCCCGATACCGGCGAGCGCCGACGAAAATATCTTGCGCGGGATGCCGGGGCGGCGGGCCACTTTGCGCTCGGCGTAGGCCGCTTCGGCGCGCAGGCCGCCACGCAAAAGCCACGCCGACAGCGCCAAAACGGCGGCCGAAGTCGCGCCCAGTGCCAGTCCCGCCGCCCCGGCAGCGAGAGAGGTGAACAGCACGACAGCGGCAGGCACGAACATGAGGTTCGCGCGCGCGCCCGCAGGATCTACGCGGTGGCGCTGCGCTACGGGCGCCTTGGTGTCGTTGTCGTTCCCATCCGGGCTGAATTTGCCGCCGAACCGCTGCGCCATGGGATCAAAGTCCCCCCAAGAGGCCGCTGGTTACACCCAGCATCAGCAGGATCAGCGCTGCATAACTTATCCGTTCCATACCGCTTCCTCCGGTCGACGTCAGATCGCGCGCCAGTGTTTGGCCCTCGCGCGCGGCGCGGGTCCATGCCGCAGCCGCCGCTCCGATCAGCGCCACGATGGCGCAGAGCAGAAGGATCAATAGCAAAAGCCGTGCCATGCCGTGTTACCGCTCCTTTACACGCATTTATGCGCAAGGGGAAAGTAGGGGATGCGCCGCGCCGTTACCAGAGGCAACCGCGCAGCCAAGTTTGGCTCAGTGCCGGGCCGCAGTGCGGCGCTGCGCGTTCAGCTTGCGGGTATAGCCCGACTGAAGCACCTCGACCGCGACCAGAACAACGACGCTGAAATAGAACGTCGTCTTGGACATCGGGATCAGTTCATAACCAAACAGGTGCAGCGCCATCGTGTCGTCATGCATCGCATGTGCCGCCGCCTGTCCCGCCTCGCCCAACAGGACGACGCCGACGATTAGCAGGATAAAGAGGCCCAGCACCTCATACATCCGGTTCTTTTTCAGGAACTCGGTGACGGTATCGGCCAGCAGCAGCATGGCCACGCCCGACAGGATGATCGCGGTCGCGAGGATGGCGAAAACATCGGTAATCGCCAGCGCCGACAGCACCGAATCGAATGAGAACACGAGGTTCATCATCACGATCAGCATGACGACCCGCACGGCAGACTTGCCCGATTTGGCGCTGATATCGTCGCCCAGATGCTCGATCGTCAGCATGTGACCGATTTCTTTGACGGCGGTATACATGATGAAGATGCCGCCGATGATGAACACGCAGGTGGCGAAATTCACCGCGCCCTCGATGACGCCCGTCCATGCAAAGATATAGAACGGCTCGGCCAGCAGGTCGATCAGATGAACCATGATAAACAGCAGCACGACCCGCAGCACCACGGCGATGATGATACCCCAAAACCGGACCGAGCGTTGATGAGCCACTGGCGCGCGCTGCGATTCAATAGAGATGTAGAGTAGGTTGTCAAAGCCGAGGACCGCTTGCAGAAAACATAGCATTATGAGGTTGCCCAGATTTTCGATGGTCAGCAGGTCGGCCATTATGCGCTCCGTCATCAGGAAAAGGTATGGTGGTCTGTAATTTACGGCTCAGGCGGGCAGGCAAACTGCGCTGCGCGCCGATAACAAAGCGATCCGGCAGGGAATGGTTCCCACGTTAATCCCGATTGCGGCGGCGTATGGTTGGTTTGCGCGGGGTGGGTTTGCCCCCCTTTGGGCCGGGCTTGCCGCCTTCGGCCGGCTTGGCATTGCGGCCCGCGCCTGGCTTGGCACCATGAGCAGGTTTAGCTGAGCGGCCAGCACCCGGTTTGTTGACATGATCCGGCTTTGCAGACCGCGCCCCGCCTGATTTGCCGCCCTTGGGCGCACCGGGTCGGGCAGGGCTGGGCCGGGAAGGGTCGGGTTGTGCCGGGCCGGGCTTGCCTGCCAGCGACGAACCCGTGCGGCGGGGGCGCGGCTTGGGCTTGAGGGCTGGCTGCGCCTCGGTTTCGGGGTCCAGCCCCAGTTGGTCGCGCAGCACGCGCGCGCGGATTTCCTCGACGGCTCCGGGCTTTAGCTGGCCTAGCTGAAAGGGGCCATAGCTGACGCGGATCAGGCGGTTGACGGTCAGACCGACGGCCTCCATCGCGCGTCGCACCTCGCGGTTGCGGCCCTCGCGAATGGCGCAGGTGATCCATGCGTTCGCGCCCTGCTGGCGGTCCAGCGACACGGCCATCGGTTGAAACCGCTCACCATCCAGCACCAGACCCTCGCGCAGCGGCGCAAAGGTGGCGTCGGTCGGGCGGCCATTCACGCGCACGCGGTACTTGCGCAGCCAGCCGGTGCTGGGCAATTCCAGCTTGCGCTTGATGCCGCCGTCGTTGGTCAGCAGCAGCAGTCCCTCGGATGTGATATCCAGTCGGCCCACTGTCATTACGCGCGGCAGATCGTCGGGCAGCTCGTCGAATATGGTGACGCGGCCCTGCTCATCACTGTTGGTTGTCACGAGGCCAGAGGGCTTGTGATAAAGCCAGAGGCGCGCAGGCTCGGGCGCGCCCAGCGTTTTGCCATTCACGGTGACGCGGTCCTGAGGCGTCACGTTCAGCGCAGCGCGGTCGATGACCTTGCCGTTGACGGTAACGCAACCGGTTTCGATCAGGCGCTCTGCCTCGCGGCGGCTGGCGATGCCAGCGCGCGCGATAACTTTGGCGATGCGTTCGCCGGGGGGCGGGGTCGTGCCGGGGGAAGGGGCGTCTTTGCTCATGAGCGCGGCATAGCCCATATGCGGGCCTTGCGAAAGCGTCTATCGCGGGGCAACAAAGGGTGCATGAGCTTTACCAGTCATATGGACGCCGCGCTTGCCGAGGCCCGCGCCGCCGCCGCCCGCGGCGAGGTGCCGGTGGGCGCCGTGATGCTGGACAGCGCAGGCAATATCGTCGCGCGCGGCAGCAACCGCACCCGCGAACTGAGCGATCCGACCGCCCACGCCGAGATTCTGGCTATTCGCGCCGCCTGCGCCGCTGCGGGGAGCGAGCGTTTGATGGGTCACACCCTCTACGTCACGCTTGAGCCTTGCGCGATGTGCGCCGCCGCCATAGCCGCCGCCCGCCTGAAGGCAGTCTATTTCGGTGCGATCGATCCGAAATCGGGCGGCGTTTTGCATGGCGCACGGGTATTCAGCCACCCGCAAGCGCACCACAAGCCTGAGGTTTACGACGGGATTGCTGCGGAGGAAAGCGAGGCTTTGCTAAAGGCATTTTTTGCCTCAAAGCGCGAGTGATGGTTTGAAAATTCCAAATCCCGACCTCAGAGGTCAATTGCCTCCATGACTTGTGGCTCGATCACGTTCACGCCGGGCAGGGCGGTCACCAATGCCTCGGCTGACTGTTCTAGCGCGTCGAAGGTGCGGTAGTGGCAAGGGATTACCGTCTTGAAATCAAAGAAGGTCTTGGCGGCATAGGCTGCGCGGCGCATGTCCATGGTGAAATGCCCGCCTGCGCAGAGGATACCGACCTCGGGCCGATGCAGCGCCTGAAAGACGCCCATGTCGGCCATAACGTCGGTGTCGCCGCTAACATAGATTGTGCGCCCGTCGTGTTCGATCATAAAGCCGCACTCACTGCCTGCCACATGAGGGCCATTCGGCCCGGCAAAGCTGCTGGAGTGGGTCGCGTGGACCATCGTGACGCGCACGCCGCCCAGATCGACCGTGCCACCCTTGTTAAATCCGACCGTCTCGATGTTTTCATGCTCGGCCCAGTGACTCATCAGGTCGAACTGCCCGACGACCGGGATTTTCAGCTTGCGGGCGAGGTCCAGAGTATCTGACGCATGGTCGAAATGCGCATGGGTCAGCAGGATATGCGTGGCGCCCTTGGTCGCCTCGTCGTGACGTGCCTCAGGCAGCATCGGATTGCCGTTCAGCCACGGGTCGATCAGCAGGGTCTGCCCGCCCCATTCGATACGAAATGAACTGTGTCCAAGCCAGATGATCTTCATGACATTCTCCTTTGGCGCTGTTGTGGTCATGTTAAAGCGTTTCGCGACAAACCTGAATCACAGATTTTCGCGAAACGCGCGCGACATATCAACGTTGCGCGCGTTTCGCCTTAGCTGAGTGCCTCAGGTCAAAGGCGAAACGCTTTAGCACAGCGCATAGTGCGCGGCATGGGTTCCGTGCGGATACTTGCACACGAACCGGGCGGGCGCTAAACGCGGGGCAACGCCCAATTGCGAAGGATCGTCCCCATGTCGATTGACACAAGCACCGCCGCCCGTGTGGCCAAGCTGGCCCGTATTCGCGTCGAAGAGGATGCGCTGCCTGCGCTGGTGGATGATTTCAACACTATCCTCGGCTTTATCGAGCAACTGGGCGAGGTGGATGTTGAGGGCGTTGAGCCGATGACCTCCGTCACGCCCATGCGCCTGCCGCGTCGCGCCGACACTGTGACAGATGGCGATCAGCAAAAGAAAGTGCTGTCGAATGCGCCTGATGCGCGCGAGGGGTTCTTTGCTGTGCCGAAAGTGGTGGAATGATGTCTGATCTGAACAAGCTGACGATTGCCGAAGCCCGCGATGCGCTGCGCAAGGGTGACGTCACCAGTGCCGAGCTGACCGAGGCGTGCCTGACTGAAATCGAGGGTGCGCGCGCACTGAACGCGTTCGTGCATGAGACGCCCGATCTGGCGCGCGAGATGGCCGCTGCCGCCGACACGCGACTAAAGCGCGGTGATGCGCCCGCGATGTGCGGCATCCCGCTGGGGATAAAGGATTTGTTTTGCACCAAAGGCGTGCCGAGCCAAGCGGGCAGTGGCATCCTGGAGGGGTTCACGCCCGAATACGAATCGACTGTAACGCAGAATCTGTTTGATGCAGGCGCGGTCATGCTGGGCAAGTTGAACATGGACGAATTCGCCATGGGCTCGTCCAACGAGACCAGCGTTTACGGTAACGTCGTGAATCCTTGGCGGCGCGGAAACGACGATGCTCAGCTAACACCCGGCGGCTCGTCCGGTGGCTCGGCTGCCGCTGTCGCCGCCGATCTGTGCCTCGGCGCGACCGGCACCGATACGGGCGGCTCGATCCGCCAGCCAGCGGCCTTTACCGGCATAACCGGGATCAAGCCGACCTACGGGCGCTGCTCGCGCTGGGGGGTCGTCGCCTTTGCCTCTAGCCTCGATCAGGCCGGACCCATGACGAAAACAGTGCGCGATTCGGCGATCATGCTGGGCGCGATGTGCAGCTACGACGCCAAGGACAGCACCAGCGCCGACATCCCGGTGCCGGATTTCGAGGCGGCGCTGTCGGGCGATGTTCGCGGCAAAGTGATCGGCATCCCCAAAGAGTACCGCATGGACGGGATGCCTGCCGAGATCGAAAAACTATGGGCCGATGGCACGGCAATGCTAAAGGACGCAGGTGCCGAAGTGCGCGACATTTCCCTGCCGCACACCAAATATGCGCTGCCTGCCTACTACGTCATTGCGCCCGCCGAGGCATCCAGCAACCTCGCTCGCTATGATGGCGTGCGCTACGGTCACCGGGCCAAGCTGGCGCCGGGCGATGGCATTACCGAGATGTATGAGAAAACCCGCGCAGAAGGGTTCGGCGCCGAGGTGCAGCGCCGTGTGATGATTGGTACCTATGTTCTCTCCGCAGGCTTTTACGACGCTTATTACAATCGCGCGCGCAAAGTGCGCACACTGATCAAGCGCGATTTTGAGCAGGTATTCGAGGCCGGCGTCGATGCGATTCTGACGCCAGCGACCCCCAGCGCCGCGTTCGGCCTCGGTGAAATGGCCAGCGCCGATCCTGTTCAGATGTATCTGAACGACGTTTTTACTGTTACGGTGAACCTTGCCGGCCTTCCGGGCGTTACAGTTCCAGCGGGGCAGGACGCGCAGGGGCTTCCCTTGGGGCTGCAACTGATCGGGCGTCCGTGGGAAGAAGGCGATCTGCTGAATTGCGCCTACGCGCTGGAGCGGGCCGCCGGATTTGTAGCCAAGCCGCAAAAATGGTGGTAGGTCCCGCCGATACCTGAGCGAGGCGAACGTGAACATGCGACTTCTGACGACGAGTGTGGCCCTTTTGGCGCTGGCCGCCTGCGGAACCTCTATCCCTGATAGCGCGCCGGACAGCGGCGCGGGCGTCGGGTTTGGCAACTATGCCGAATATCAGACCAAGCGCGATGCGCAGTTGGCGGGCAGGGCGCTGCCTGCGCCTGACGCCGTCACGTCGACGCCCATTGGCGGCGGAAGCGATTCTGATGATCTGGTGGCGCAGACCCGTGCAGCGCTGGGCACCAACCCCCAGAGTCTGGCGGGCAATTCAGGCAAGCCCATCGTGCAGGCGGGGGCAGCAAATCCCGCATCGCAGATCACCAACAGTCCCGGTATTTCGGTCGAGAACAACTTTGACGCGGTTAGTGGAACCCGCTCAATCGAGGATGATGCCGCGCGCGTTGCGGCGGCGCGTCAGCAATACGAAGTCGCATCGGTTGAGGCGCTGCCCAGTCGCAGTGGCGGCGAGGCGCCGAATATCGTGGCCTACGCCCTCAGCAGTAAACATGCGCCCGGCACGCAAATTTATCGGCGCGTAGGGCTGAACAAACAGGTTAAGTCCGAGCGCAATTGCGCGGCCTATTCCGGTCCGGATCTGGCGCAGATTGAGTTTCTGTCCAAAGGCGGGCCAGAGCGGGACCGCCTCGGACTGGACCCCGATGGCGACGGTTTTGCCTGTTCGTGGGATCCGCGCCCCTTTCGCAAGGCCGCAGGCGGTTGATCGGGCGTGAGCCCTCGCATTGACGCGGACTTGCCGGATGTCGTCTGGCAGCCGTCGCCCAACGTGGGGGCGCGGCGCGGCGGGGTCGAGCCCGATATCATCGTGGTCCATTTCACCAATATGCAGAGCGCCGACGCGGCGGTCGCGCGACTGTGCGATCCGGACGCGCAGGTATCCTGTCACTACGTCATCAGCGAGGATGGCAGGCTGTGGCAGCTGGTGGATGAGGCCGCGCGCGCCTGGCACGCGGGGCAGGGCCGCTGGGGTGCGGTAAGCGACGTCAACTCCCGCTCGATCGGGATTGAGCTGGCCAGTCGCGGCAACCATCCGTTTCCCGAGCCTCAGATGCATATGCTGGAGCGGTTGTTGCCGGGCATCATGGCGCGCTGGCATATTCCGCCCGAGCGGGTCATCGGTCATTCCGACATAGCGCCGGATCGCAAGGACGATCCCGGCCCGCATTTCGACTGGCGTCGGCTGGCCATGCAGGGATTGGCGATATGGCCGCAGGCCGGTGCCGCAGCGGATCTATCCCGGTTCCGCGATCTGAGTGCGCAAGTGGGCTATGGTGCCGAGTTCAGCGACGAGGCGGTGCTGACTGCGCTGCGCCTGCGCTGGCGGCCTTGGGCGCGTGGGCCACTGGACGCTGGCGACATGGCCGTGCTGGCCAATATAACTGCGCGCTTTCCCGTTGACCGGGGCGGGCAGGGTGCTTAACTGCGAATTGCGCGGAGGGCCGGATGGCCGCTTATGGGGAAACCGCAAGGTTTCACCGTGGGAGGAAAGTCCGGACTCCACAAGACAACGGTGCCGGGTAACGCCCGGCCGGGGTAACCCGAGGGAAAGCGCCACAGAAAAGAAACCGCCTGCACTTCGCCACGGCGAAGCACGCGGGTAAGGGTGAAACGGTGGGGTAAGAGCCCACCGCGGGGCTGGCAACAGCACTGGCACGGCAAGCCCCACCGGGAGCAATGCCAAATAGGGACCGCGCGCGGGGCAGGTCGGCCTAGGTCGATACCGCCCGCAGGCACGTCTTGGCCCGGCGGTCCGGGTTGGCAGCCAAAGGGGCGGTGGTAACATCGTCTTTAGATGAATGGTCATCCAAGGGCAGGTTACGGCTTGCTCTGGACAGAATCCGGCTTATAGGCCCTCCGCGCATTTTCGGGGCTGGATGCAGAAAGCGCCGGGGATTTTCCCGGCCCACGATGTCACGGGTAACGCGCACGCAGGCGATTGCGGGGTTGGGCTATTTGACCCAAGAAAATACCAGGGCCTTCGTCCACGGGAATGTCGCAATGGTGGTTGACTCGGGGGGCGGCGGCGTTAAAAGGCAGTCAAACGTATTTACCGGCAGCCCGGCTGCCCGTCGCAGGAGATGAAACATGGCGAAGCCGACCACAATCAAGATCCGCCTGAATTCGACCGCGGGCACGGGCCACTTCTATGTGACCAAGAAAAACGCGCGCACGATGACCGAAAAGATGGCACTCAAGAAATATGATCCCGTCGTGCGCAAGCATGTCGAGTACAAGGAAGGCAAGATCAAGTAAGATCTGCCTGAGCTATGTATTTTGAAAGGTCGCGCTAGATGAGCGCGGCCTTTTGCGTTGGAACGGACAGTGCTGCGCAGGAGTGGTCACAGATGATGGCGGGAAGATCCGCAGATGTGGATTGGAGCGATATTTTGGCTCCCGGAGAGCGGCTGTATTGGACAGGACGTCCAGTCTATGGTGCCCGAACTTGGCAATTGGTCGGGCACGAACCGGTCTGGTACGCGGCATTCGGTGCCGGGATCGCCATCATGTGGATCAGCGTGCCATTCATCCCGGCGGACGGATCCTTCGGCGCGTGGGAGGCGGCCTGGGTCTATGGGGCTGTCACGCTCTGTTTCGTCCTCTATGCGTACTACATGATCAGCACCCGCGCGTATGTGCTGGGCAGTTTGGACTACGCTGTGACGGACCGGCGCGCCATTGTGTGCAGGCACGGGCGCGATCCGCTGCTGCGCCGGCGGCGATACTTTGTCTCTTGCCCGCTGCATCCCGAATGGAGTTTTCCCATCGTAAAGCTGTGGCCGCTGGAAGCGGTCCAGGTGGGATCGGCCCTGTCGGGGGAGGCTGTTCAGCCGTTGGGGTGGGGTCTCATTCATCCCGGCTGGCCGGTCCTTTTGGGACGTTTGACCGTTCCAGTCCTCTTCGAGAATATCCCGGATGCGGGCGCTGTGCGTGATATCCTAGTCACGGCTGCGCGAAATGCCGGCCCGTAATAGACGCATCCTCGACGAAAAAGGCCGACCCTGCGGGCCGGCCTTCCCAATAGATCTAATTCAAGGCTGCTTACTCGCGGTTGCCCATCAACTGCAGCAGGAACATGAACATGTTGATGAAGTCGAGGTAGAGGCGCAGTGCGCCCATGATTGCCGACTTGCCCAGCCATTCGCTGTCGCCATTGTGCGCGTGGGCCAGATACTCATTCTTGATCGACTGCGTGTCGTAGGCAGTGAGGCCCGCAAAGATCAACACTCCGATGATCGAGATCGCGAACATGACCGCCGGCGAGCCGAGGAAGATGTTGATGACCATTGCCACGACCAAGCCGATCAGGCCCATGATCAGGAAGCTGCCCCAGCCCGAGATGTCCTTTTTGGTCGTGTAACCCCAGAGGGACAGACCGGCAAAGGCGATTGCGGTCGTCAGAAAGACCTGAGCGATCGAGAAATCGGTGAAGATGATAAAGATGTAGCTGATCGAGACGCCCATGACGGCGGCAAAGGCATAGAAAAACAACTGCGCGGCGGCTGCCGACAGCTTGTTGATGACAGCGCCAAACGCGAAAACCATGATCAGCGGTGCGAACATCACGATATAGCGGGTGAAGCCGGTGAACAGCGTCTCCATCATGTAGGCGTTGTTGCCGACGGCCCAAGCGGTCAAGAAGGTCAGCAACATGCCGACCGACATCGTGCTGTAGACCTTATTCATATGGGCGCGCAGGCCCTGATCGATCGCGGCTGTGCGGGTCCCACCTGCCGTCCGGATCGTGTTGTATTCAGCCATCTGTGCCTCCGATTTGATAAAGCTGGGTCCCGTTGTGGACCTTTGCGTACAATATCGGGGGGCTGGCGCGTTAATTCAAGGCTTTTCGCTCGTGGTTTTGCGCCTATTGCAGGGCGCATCGCTGCTTTCTGACATTGTCAGTGTCAGCAGCGGGTGGGCCGCCACGCGCGGGGCATATCCCAGAAGGAGCGGCGCGCCTCTATCCGGGCCTCGGCAGCGGTCAGGCCGACATCCGCCAGCGCATCCGCATCCAGCCCGGCCAAGGCCCGACGCGAGCGGTAAAGCGCGATCATCGACCCAAGCGGCAGCTTGCGCGCGGTGGTGTCGGTGCGGGTGTGGACGAGCATGGTCATGGCGGGAATCCTTCTGTTTTCGTGATGCATTGTGTGAGAAGCATTTGATCTGTTGATATATGTGGCAGAGTATGATGGATATTGGAAATGAATGTTCATGGACCCAAGCATCAAGGATGGTGATGAATGAGAAATCTTGACATGACGACGTTGCGCTCATTTGTGGCGGTGGCTGATCAGGGGGGCGTCACCCGCGCCGCCGCAATGCTGAACCTGACGCAATCGGCGGTCTCGATGCAGCTCAAGCGGTTGGAGGATCTGCTGGGTCTTGGCCTGCTGGATCGCACCGGCAGGCGCATCGCGCTGACACCCTCGGGCGAGCAGATGCTGGGATATGCGCGCCGTCTGGTCGCGCTGAACGACGAGGTTGTCGGGCGTCTCACTGATCAGGTTTGGGAGGGAGAAGTGACGTTCGGCGTGCCGCATGACATCATCCATCCGGTGATTCCCCGCGTTCTAAAGCAGTTCAACGCCGCATTTCCGCGCGTGCGTGTGCACCTTAGTTCGCTATTTACCAGTCTACTGCTGGAGTCGCATGGCAAGGGCGAGATCGACTTGATCCTTACGACCGAAACCATGGTTGGTCCCGGCGGCGAGACGCTGACCGAGGTGCCACTTCGCTTTTACGGCGCGAAGGGCGGAACGGCGTGGAAGCAGCGCCCGCTGCGCATCGCTACCTGCCGCAACTGCCTGTTTCGCCCCAAGGCCATCCGGCTTCTGGACGACGCCAATATCGATTGGGAAAGTGCGATCGACTCGGCTTCGGACGGTGCGATCGAGGCGACCGTCAGCGCCGATTTGGCGGTGACGGCGATGCTGGAAGGGACAGCGTCGCACCATCTGGAACCGGTTCCGCAACACGCGGGCCTGCCTGATCTGGGAGAGCAAAAGATCAATATGTATGGCGCCGCCACCCCGCAGAGCGAACTGGTGACGCAGTTGGCGGCCGTTGTGCGGCAGCGCTTTGGTGCTTCTGCGCTGGCGGTGGCGTCCTGAGCGACGCGGATTAGCCCATCGTCACCACGACCTTGCCGGTGGATTTGCGCGCGCGTAGCAGCTCCAGCCCCTCCGCAGCGCGCTCTAACGGGTAGGTGTGATGTGCGCGCGGTGCGATGCGCCCCTCGGCGGCCCAATTGAGCAGCGTGGCGAGGGATCCAGTCAGCAATTCGGGTGCAAAGGTCAGATACCCACCCCAATAAAGGCCCATCACGGTCAGGTTCTTGACCAGCAGGTGGTTGGCTGGGATCGTTGGCACCTCGCCACTGGCAAAACCGATGGTGAGGATGCGCGCCTCGGGGCGGCAGGCGCGAAAGGCGGCAGTGAACTGATCGCCACCG includes:
- a CDS encoding Bax inhibitor-1/YccA family protein, encoding MAEYNTIRTAGGTRTAAIDQGLRAHMNKVYSTMSVGMLLTFLTAWAVGNNAYMMETLFTGFTRYIVMFAPLIMVFAFGAVINKLSAAAAQLFFYAFAAVMGVSISYIFIIFTDFSIAQVFLTTAIAFAGLSLWGYTTKKDISGWGSFLIMGLIGLVVAMVINIFLGSPAVMFAISIIGVLIFAGLTAYDTQSIKNEYLAHAHNGDSEWLGKSAIMGALRLYLDFINMFMFLLQLMGNRE
- a CDS encoding DUF1127 domain-containing protein — protein: MTMLVHTRTDTTARKLPLGSMIALYRSRRALAGLDADALADVGLTAAEARIEARRSFWDMPRAWRPTRC
- a CDS encoding LysR family transcriptional regulator — encoded protein: MRNLDMTTLRSFVAVADQGGVTRAAAMLNLTQSAVSMQLKRLEDLLGLGLLDRTGRRIALTPSGEQMLGYARRLVALNDEVVGRLTDQVWEGEVTFGVPHDIIHPVIPRVLKQFNAAFPRVRVHLSSLFTSLLLESHGKGEIDLILTTETMVGPGGETLTEVPLRFYGAKGGTAWKQRPLRIATCRNCLFRPKAIRLLDDANIDWESAIDSASDGAIEATVSADLAVTAMLEGTASHHLEPVPQHAGLPDLGEQKINMYGAATPQSELVTQLAAVVRQRFGASALAVAS
- the rpmG gene encoding 50S ribosomal protein L33; amino-acid sequence: MAKPTTIKIRLNSTAGTGHFYVTKKNARTMTEKMALKKYDPVVRKHVEYKEGKIK
- a CDS encoding N-acetylmuramoyl-L-alanine amidase: MSPRIDADLPDVVWQPSPNVGARRGGVEPDIIVVHFTNMQSADAAVARLCDPDAQVSCHYVISEDGRLWQLVDEAARAWHAGQGRWGAVSDVNSRSIGIELASRGNHPFPEPQMHMLERLLPGIMARWHIPPERVIGHSDIAPDRKDDPGPHFDWRRLAMQGLAIWPQAGAAADLSRFRDLSAQVGYGAEFSDEAVLTALRLRWRPWARGPLDAGDMAVLANITARFPVDRGGQGA